From Terriglobia bacterium, one genomic window encodes:
- a CDS encoding alpha/beta hydrolase, with product MSLRGFLVITLLMALSSPTPMRAEALEQRLSPGEHHATVNGISFWYKVAGQGPVLVVQAPGWGPGSLYLQNGLAPLEVHYRLVFYDPRGSGRSSRPGDAARMSTADMVNDLDQLRQYWGLDRLNLIGHSHGGAIVLDYGVRYSARVRKLVLVDTDISGYDDGRAVRKEIDIRRNDKRFSEAIAEVNRNTMPKTDEEFGAILARELPLFFYDPIGKVPVFQKTSPKPPSAWVYRTLDAAEQRNPINVSGELGRVRARTLILVGREDWICPVSDAEKIRADVHGSQLVVFEKCGHFPWIESPHEFFSAVVSFIGQ from the coding sequence ATGTCGCTACGAGGTTTCCTTGTAATCACACTTCTAATGGCACTCTCATCTCCGACGCCGATGCGAGCAGAGGCACTAGAGCAGCGTCTGTCACCCGGCGAGCATCATGCCACGGTCAACGGAATAAGTTTCTGGTACAAAGTGGCAGGCCAAGGCCCGGTGCTGGTGGTTCAGGCTCCTGGCTGGGGTCCCGGGTCGTTGTACTTGCAGAACGGGTTGGCTCCGCTCGAGGTGCATTATCGGCTGGTTTTCTATGATCCGCGTGGCAGTGGCAGATCGAGCCGCCCCGGCGACGCGGCGCGAATGAGCACGGCTGATATGGTGAACGATCTCGACCAGTTACGACAGTATTGGGGGCTGGATCGCTTGAACCTGATCGGGCATTCGCACGGAGGCGCGATCGTCCTCGACTACGGTGTTCGATATTCGGCCAGGGTTCGCAAACTGGTTTTGGTGGACACGGATATTTCGGGTTATGACGACGGAAGGGCCGTCAGAAAGGAAATTGATATTCGGCGCAATGACAAACGCTTCAGCGAAGCGATTGCCGAGGTCAATCGAAACACCATGCCCAAAACCGACGAGGAATTCGGAGCCATTCTTGCCCGTGAACTGCCGCTTTTCTTTTACGATCCGATTGGGAAGGTGCCCGTTTTCCAGAAGACTTCGCCGAAACCGCCTTCGGCGTGGGTCTACCGCACACTTGACGCTGCAGAGCAAAGGAACCCTATCAACGTGTCAGGCGAGTTAGGCCGTGTGCGCGCACGAACTCTGATTCTGGTCGGGCGTGAGGATTGGATCTGTCCGGTTTCTGACGCGGAGAAGATACGTGCGGATGTTCACGGTTCGCAGCTTGTTGTCTTCGAAAAGTGCGGACATTTCCCGTGGATCGAATCCCCGCACGAATTTTTTAGCGCCGTCGTTTCATTTATTGGCCAATAA
- a CDS encoding S8 family serine peptidase — MKNRFVCRIVLLAFLVTVSVLAISAAAPLVFAQAAAKKVVKTQADLPRFNYRIAGTATELLQSSDAAFGAFAARVRADVGTVLANYDVQDHAALRELLGVHLDLQMLAGDNQGALETIQKLRVIEDKPDAKLMTGLAVRAMIEAQKATSRTSGPGYLQAFQKAYAAEIKPLPWPVVGTRIKQQKSSFEILTPALVLGSIKANVEPAVAKSHSLSNDLAWGLVADRFLLQREIPLMPAMLAVLKQEVAANNVEKPDIWAARDVTLTHADKLTPVNVAIWDSGSDLALFPGRIYTVPRPGPQDDPHDIAFDLKGFPAHGELFPLKPDQKKELPSMLGELEGFSDLQASIDSPEATALRQKLAHLPSSEVPAFIENLELFAIYSHGTHVAGIAARGNPAIRLAVGRITFDWHNVPLPPSKELSERSAKDDQAYVDWFRSNHIRVVNMSWGGGPRDDEVALEKNGMGKDAADRKAIAAKLFAIERAGLYNALKSAPDILFICAAGNSNSNSTFDEDIPSSFRLPNLLTVGAVDQAGDEASFTSYGPMVRVDANGYEVQSTAPGGSNLRMSGTSMASPNVVNLAAKLIALDPKLTPEQTIHLIVAGATTSKDGRRHNIDARRSVALLKQMQSDAN, encoded by the coding sequence ATGAAGAATCGATTTGTTTGCCGCATAGTCCTGCTGGCATTCCTGGTTACGGTCTCGGTCCTCGCCATTTCGGCTGCTGCGCCGCTCGTTTTCGCTCAAGCCGCGGCAAAGAAGGTGGTGAAGACCCAGGCGGACCTTCCGCGGTTCAATTACCGGATCGCCGGGACCGCGACGGAACTGCTGCAATCGAGCGACGCCGCCTTCGGCGCTTTTGCGGCCAGGGTAAGGGCGGACGTCGGCACGGTCCTCGCGAACTACGACGTCCAGGACCACGCCGCGCTGCGCGAATTGCTGGGCGTGCATCTCGATTTGCAGATGCTGGCTGGCGACAACCAGGGCGCGCTTGAAACCATTCAAAAGCTCCGCGTTATCGAGGACAAGCCGGACGCCAAACTGATGACCGGCCTCGCGGTCAGGGCCATGATCGAAGCGCAAAAGGCCACCAGCCGCACTTCCGGGCCCGGCTACCTTCAGGCGTTCCAGAAAGCCTACGCGGCCGAAATCAAGCCGCTGCCATGGCCCGTGGTAGGCACCAGGATCAAGCAGCAGAAGAGCAGCTTTGAAATTCTTACTCCGGCGCTGGTGCTTGGTAGCATCAAAGCCAATGTCGAGCCCGCCGTCGCCAAGTCGCACAGCCTCAGCAACGATCTTGCCTGGGGCCTTGTCGCAGACCGTTTCCTTCTCCAACGCGAGATTCCGCTCATGCCCGCCATGCTCGCGGTTCTCAAACAGGAGGTGGCGGCCAACAACGTCGAGAAGCCCGACATCTGGGCGGCCCGCGACGTGACGCTGACCCATGCCGACAAGCTCACCCCCGTCAACGTCGCCATCTGGGATTCCGGCAGCGACCTCGCGCTGTTTCCGGGTCGCATCTACACGGTCCCCAGGCCCGGGCCGCAAGACGATCCTCACGACATTGCCTTCGACCTGAAAGGCTTTCCAGCGCACGGCGAGCTGTTTCCTCTCAAGCCGGACCAGAAGAAGGAGCTTCCCTCCATGCTGGGCGAGTTGGAGGGCTTTTCCGACCTCCAGGCCTCCATCGACAGCCCTGAAGCCACGGCCCTGCGCCAGAAGCTCGCCCACCTGCCCTCATCCGAGGTCCCGGCGTTCATCGAAAATCTCGAGCTCTTCGCAATTTATTCCCACGGGACCCATGTGGCGGGCATCGCGGCGCGAGGTAATCCTGCCATCCGGCTGGCGGTCGGCCGCATCACCTTTGACTGGCACAACGTTCCCCTGCCGCCCAGCAAGGAACTTTCCGAACGCTCCGCCAAAGACGATCAGGCCTATGTGGATTGGTTCCGCTCGAACCACATCCGCGTTGTCAACATGAGCTGGGGTGGCGGCCCGCGCGACGACGAAGTGGCGCTCGAAAAGAACGGCATGGGGAAAGATGCCGCCGACCGCAAGGCCATCGCCGCGAAGCTCTTTGCCATTGAGCGGGCCGGTCTCTACAACGCCCTCAAGAGCGCGCCCGACATTCTCTTCATTTGTGCGGCGGGCAATTCAAACAGCAACAGTACCTTCGACGAGGACATCCCATCGTCGTTCAGGCTGCCCAATCTGCTGACCGTCGGCGCCGTGGATCAGGCCGGAGATGAGGCGAGCTTTACCAGCTACGGCCCCATGGTCCGCGTTGACGCCAACGGCTACGAAGTCCAGTCCACAGCTCCCGGCGGAAGCAACCTGCGCATGTCCGGCACATCGATGGCTTCGCCGAACGTCGTAAATCTTGCCGCCAAGCTCATCGCGCTCGATCCCAAACTGACGCCGGAGCAAACCATCCATCTGATTGTTGCCGGCGCCACCACAAGTAAAGACGGCCGCCGCCATAACATCGATGCCAGGCGTTCCGTCGCATTGCTGAAGCAGATGCAGAGCGACGCAAATTAG
- a CDS encoding DUF488 domain-containing protein, giving the protein MHSNIYTIGFTQKTAEEFFRLLEGARVRMVIDVRENRGGQLSGFAKYPDVAFFLDRLLGIAYVHEPRLAPSPEIRTSYRSTRDWDAYEKAYTELMGARGLPAAIGPEGFEGNIALLCSEPTPEKCHRRLAAEMLANAWKRQGHHVTVAHLVLEKAPQTGRKRRGPKGTDSV; this is encoded by the coding sequence ATGCATTCCAATATTTACACAATCGGGTTCACGCAAAAAACTGCTGAAGAGTTCTTTCGGCTGCTCGAGGGCGCACGAGTCCGCATGGTGATTGACGTGCGTGAAAACCGGGGAGGGCAACTTTCGGGCTTCGCCAAGTATCCTGACGTCGCCTTTTTCCTGGACCGTCTTCTGGGAATTGCATACGTCCACGAGCCGCGCCTTGCGCCCAGCCCCGAAATACGAACCTCATACCGCTCTACTCGCGACTGGGACGCGTATGAAAAGGCATATACGGAATTAATGGGCGCGCGAGGCTTACCGGCGGCCATCGGGCCGGAAGGGTTTGAAGGAAACATCGCGTTGCTCTGCTCGGAGCCGACCCCGGAAAAGTGTCACCGGCGTCTGGCAGCGGAGATGCTGGCGAACGCATGGAAACGGCAGGGACACCATGTCACCGTTGCTCATCTGGTCCTGGAAAAGGCCCCACAAACCGGACGCAAGCGAAGAGGACCCAAAGGAACTGATTCTGTCTGA
- a CDS encoding DUF488 domain-containing protein, producing the protein MLKGDEMNTLPSCEREHALFTVGHSSMEAADFTRLLDAHHVELVVDVRSQPLSVRFPHFSSSILEKILDGKDMGYLFLGEELGGRPADPAAYDRDGVVNYRACRKSYAFSRGIERVEAELSTRCLALMCAEEDPIECHRFLMVCPELVAMGMRPLHIRRDRKIETQEAAEDRLLRFTGFADVAANTLFPEARAEAIEKALAFQAKKFAFRVDPHLVERW; encoded by the coding sequence ATGTTGAAGGGCGATGAAATGAACACCCTTCCCTCTTGCGAGCGTGAGCACGCCTTGTTCACCGTCGGACATTCTTCAATGGAAGCCGCCGACTTTACACGGCTGCTGGACGCCCACCATGTCGAGCTGGTGGTTGACGTTCGCAGCCAGCCGCTGAGCGTTCGGTTTCCGCACTTCAGCTCTTCAATACTTGAAAAGATTCTGGACGGGAAAGACATGGGCTATCTTTTTCTTGGCGAGGAACTGGGCGGCCGCCCTGCTGATCCTGCCGCTTACGACCGGGATGGCGTGGTGAATTATCGCGCCTGCCGCAAATCCTATGCCTTCAGCCGGGGCATCGAGCGTGTCGAGGCGGAGCTCAGCACGCGATGTCTGGCGCTGATGTGCGCCGAGGAAGACCCCATCGAATGCCATCGCTTCCTGATGGTCTGCCCGGAACTAGTGGCAATGGGCATGCGCCCGCTGCACATTCGAAGGGACCGGAAAATCGAAACCCAGGAGGCAGCCGAAGACCGCCTTCTTCGCTTCACCGGCTTTGCAGACGTCGCTGCCAACACCCTTTTTCCTGAGGCCAGAGCCGAGGCTATTGAAAAGGCTTTAGCGTTTCAGGCAAAGAAATTCGCTTTTCGAGTTGATCCCCACCTGGTCGAGCGCTGGTAG